The following are encoded together in the Bubalus kerabau isolate K-KA32 ecotype Philippines breed swamp buffalo chromosome 3, PCC_UOA_SB_1v2, whole genome shotgun sequence genome:
- the MUC21 gene encoding mucin-21, which yields MQKRNICLKYCLLLHLLLLQHGGTSSNTSTAVNSESRPTSSEPDTATTGSTATSSETSIASNTASSMTHGSPSTATNAGSQGSSSGYSTTSSIESSVTSEESSTTSDTGSSVTSEESSTTSDTGSSVTSVESSTTSDTGSSVTSVESSTTSDTGSSVTSGGASTASDTGSSMTSGGASTTSSTGSSMTSGGASTTSSTGSSGTSGGSSTTSDTGSSGTSGRASITSSTGSSGTSGGTSTTSDSGSSGTSGRASTTSSTGSSGTSGGTSTTSDSGSSGTSGGSSTTSDTGSSTASSGTSTASKTGSSATTGGSDTSFPTGTHTTSNKSSTSAGTPVEDVKPSGSLKPWEIFLITLVSVVVVVGFFAGLFFCVRNSLSLRNVLDTAVYRPHGPNLGRGPGGNHGAHHRPGRSPARSWNRPISSVTMEMRESHSGF from the exons ATGCAGAAAAGAAACATTTGCCTTAAGTATTGCTTACTGTTGCATCTCCTACTATTACAACATG GCGGAACCTCCAGCAATACTAGCACAGCTGTCAACAGTGAGTCCAGACCAACTTCCAGTGAACCCGATACAGCCACCACTGGATCCACTGCAACCTCCAGTGAGACTAGTATAGCCTCGAACACTGCATCCAGCATGACCCATGGTAGTCCTAGCACAGCCACTAATGCTGGATCCCAAGGGTCCTCCAGTGGATACAGCACCACCTCCAGTATTGAATCCAGTGTGACCTCTGAAGAGTCCAGCACAACCTCTGATACTGGATCCAGTGTGACCTCTGAAGAGTCCAGCACAACCTCTGATACTGGATCCAGTGTGACCTCTGTAGAGTCCAGCACAACCTCTGACACTGGATCCAGTGTGACCTCTGTAGAGTCCAGCACAACCTCTGACACTGGATCCAGCGTGACCTCTGGAGGGGCCAGCACAGCCTCTGACACTGGATCCAGTATGACTTCTGGAGGGGCCAGCACAACCTCCAGTACTGGATCCAGTATGACTTCTGGAGGGGCCAGCACAACCTCCAGTACTGGATCCAGTGGGACCTCTGGAGGGTCCAGCACAACCTCTGATACTGGATCCAGTGGGACCTCTGGAAGGGCCAGCATAACCTCCAGTACTGGATCCAGTGGGACCTCTGGAGGGACCAGCACAACCTCTGATTCTGGATCCAGTGGGACCTCTGGAAGGGCCAGCACAACCTCCAGTACTGGATCCAGTGGGACCTCTGGAGGGACCAGCACAACCTCTGATTCTGGATCCAGTGGGACCTCTGGAGGGTCCAGCACAACTTCTGATACTGGGTCCAGCACAGCCTCCAGTGGGACCAGCACGGCCTCCAAAACTGGATCCAGTGCAACCACAGGAGGCTCTGATACATCTTTTCCAACTGGAACACACACAACTTCTAACAAAAGTAGCACAAGTGCTGGAACTCCAGTGGAGGATGTGAAGCCCAGTGGGTCCCTGAAGCCATGGGAAATCTTCCTCATCACTCTGGTCTCAGTTGTAGTGGTCGTGGGATTCTTTGCTGGGCTCTTCTTCTGCGTG AGAAACTCCCTGTCCCTGAGAAATGTCCTTGACACAGCTGTCTACCGCCCCCATGGCCCCAACCTCGGCCGGGGCCCTGGAGGGAATCACGGAGCCCATCACAGGCCTGGGCGGAGTCCTGCCAGGTCCTGGAACAGACCCATATCCTCAGTAACCATGGAGATGAGAGAAAGTCACAGTGGGTTCTGA